One window from the genome of Leucoraja erinacea ecotype New England chromosome 16, Leri_hhj_1, whole genome shotgun sequence encodes:
- the si:dkey-156n14.3 gene encoding zinc finger X-linked protein ZXDB isoform X2: MEQQGLGLGLGLGLGLGLGQEAEAPAHGGPHARYSLFLDDTPDFRGPAADSDIFVVFNLEPEAEAAAGPSTSVRGCGLVPGPEQRQAQPLPRPESAPDTVYYLQAASGPDRARPRLGTSPAQQGGEPEPLAPPPPAPGPGLLLEAPSVLGNIENLPGPGASTGGLAASLGLGLGSRDLLLRLEDGLLFLAAPELGAGGLVKPEEEPQASAYPGCQAPAPGLPQAGFCGDSSGRPLQAEEQSPGPEAGGLGLESSPESGLLLSESGDVLLKLSEGLGLGLGLQPGQGPDAGPLHHCPEQNCQQAFDKKQRLRVHLLSHSQRPFHCTVAGCEWAFTTAYKLKRHLHSHGKLRPFGCQAEQCGKRFTTVYNLKAHMKAHVQELAFACDVCSQPFATALKLSSHRRCHFEPQRPFKCDFPGCEKTFSTISALGSHNRSHFRDQEHFTCSFPGCDKRYDKACRLKIHLRSHTGERPFICDFDGCGWSFTCMSKLLRHKRTHEDDRRFICPVDGCGKSFTRAEHLKGHSITHLGTRPFVCPIEGCEARFSARSSLYIHSKKHLKDMDKVKTRCPLSNCSKLFNSKNSIKAHMMKQHNISPDVFSQLELTGSLTPSCELTSPGQSDLSSVDIASLFTAVPVAPVSLSPDMSLVSSGILTIDAASVGSTLGNTVSVSNGPMAQGADPLIVPTPDISHAMDSGLGLPASMLQQSALNLEGVQVVSAEALGALSMRGTTGCPDLQALSSSGALSPSSSLGGSHVPELLAPPKVDCHMLSVSDVMGPPEGSKVVAQYVFSNLNTPTTTFSTQKELELSMMSGCSFL, encoded by the exons ATGGAGCAGCAGGGGCTGGGCCTAGGCCTCGGGCTCGGCCTGGGCCTGGGCTTGGGGCAGGAGGCCGAGGCCCCGGCGCATGGCGGCCCGCACGCCCGATACTCGCTCTTTCTGGACGACACGCCAGATTTCCGAGGCCCGGCCGCCGACTCCGACATCTTTGTCGTCTTTAACCTGGAGCCTGAGGCGGAGGCGGCGGCCGGGCCATCTACTTCAGTCCGGGGCTGCGGCCTAGTCCCAGGCCCCGAGCAGCGCCAGGCCCAGCCCCTGCCCAGGCCGGAGTCGGCCCCCGACACTGTCTACTACCTGCAGGCCGCGTCTGGGCCCGACAGGGCTCGGCCTCGCCTCGGCACCTCGCCGGCCCAGCAGGGTGGGGAGCCCGAGCCCCTGGCCCCACCGCCGCCTGCGCCTGGGCCCGGCCTGCTGCTGGAGGCGCCTTCCGTGCTCGGCAACATCGAGAACCTGCCTGGGCCCGGGGCCTCGACAGGCGGCTTGGCTGccagcctgggcctgggcctgggcagCCGAGACCTCCTGCTGCGCCTGGAGGACGGGCTGCTCTTCCTCGCCGCGCCCGAGCTGGGAGCCGGGGGCCTAGTCAAGCCAGAGGAAGAGCCCCAGGCCTCGGCCTACCCCGGCTGCCAGGCCCCGGCTCCTGGCCTGCCACAGGCCGGCTTTTGCGGCGACTCCAGCGGCCGGCCGCTCCAGGCTGAGGAGCAGAGCCCGGGCCCCGAGGCGGGAGGCCTGGGGTTAGAGTCGAGCCCAGAGTCGGGGCTGCTGCTGAGTGAGAGCGGGGACGTGTTGCTGAAGCTGTCCGAGGgcctgggcttggggctggggctgcagCCTGGACAAGGGCCAGACGCCGGACCTCTGCACCACTGCCCCGAGCAGAACTGCCAGCAGGCCTTCGACAAGAAGCAGCGGCTGCGGGTGCACCTGCTATCCCACAGCCAGCGGCCTTTCCACTGCACGGTGGCCGGCTGCGAGTGGGCCTTCACCACCGCCTACAAACTGAAGCGTCACCTGCACTCCCACGGCAAGTTGCGGCCCTTTGGCTGCCAGGCCGAGCAATGCGGCAAGCGCTTCACCACCGTCTACAACCTCAAGGCCCACATGAAGGCCCACGTCCAGGAGCTGGCCTTCGCCTGCGATGTCTGCTCCCAGCCCTTTGCCACCGCCCTCAAGCTCAGCAGCCACCGGCGATGCCACTTCGAACCCCAGCGGCCCTTCAAATGCGACTTCCCCG GTTGTGAGAAGACGTTCAGCACCATCAGTGCTCTCGGTTCCCACAACCGATCGCATTTCCGTGATCAGGAGCACTTTACCTGCTCCTTCCCAGGCTGTGACAAGAGATACGACAAAGCCTGCCGCCTGAAGATTCACCTACGAAGCCATACAG GTGAGCGGCCCTTTATCTGCGACTTTGATGGCTGCGGCTGGTCGTTTACTTGCATGTCCAAATTACTGCGGCACAAAAG GACCCATGAGGATGACCGGCGGTTCATCTGCCCAGTGGACGGCTGTGGGAAGTCCTTCACCCGGGCAGAGCACCTGAAGGGGCATAGCATCACCCACCTGGGCACCAGACCCTTCGTGTGCCCCATAGAAG GTTGTGAAGCTAGGTTCTCAGCACGCAGCAGTCTCTATATCCACTCCAAGAAGCACCTGAAAGACATGGACAAGGTGAAAACCCGCTGCCCCCTCTCCAACTGCAGCAAGCTCTTCAACTCCAAGAACAGCATCAAGGCTCACATGATGAAGCAGCACAACATCAGCCCGG ATGTGTTTTCGCAGCTGGAGCTGACGGGCTCGCTGACCCCGAGCTGTGAGCTGACCAGCCCGGGTCAGAGTGACCTAAGCAGCGTGGACATCGCCTCGCTCTTCACCGCCGTGCCCGTGGCGCCAGTCAGCCTGTCGCCGGACATGTCGCTGGTCAGCTCGGGGATCCTCACCATCGACGCTGCCTCCGTGGGGTCCACACTGGGCAACACCGTGTCCGTCAGCAATGGGCCCATGGCACAGGGCGCTGACCCTCTGATCGTGCCCACGCCTGACATCTCCCACGCAATGGACAGTGGCCTGGGCCTGCCTGCCAGCATGCTGCAGCAGAGTGCCCTGAACCTGGAGGGGGTGCAGGTGGTGAGCGCGGAGGCACTGGGGGCCCTGTCGATGCGGGGCACGACCGGATGCCCCGACCTGCAGGCCCTGTCATCCAGCGGAGCTCTCAGCCCCTCTAGCAGCCTGGGGGGCAGCCACGTGCCCGAGCTCCTCGCCCCCCCCAAGGTGGACTGCCACATGCTGAGCGTGTCCGACGTGATGGGACCGCCCGAGGGCAGCAAGGTGGTGGCACAGTACGTCTTCTCCAACCTCAACACCCCGACCACCACCTTCAGCACCCAGAAAGAGCTGGAGCTCAGCATGATGTCTGGCTGCTCGTTCCTG TGA
- the si:dkey-156n14.3 gene encoding zinc finger protein ZXDC isoform X1, whose protein sequence is MEQQGLGLGLGLGLGLGLGQEAEAPAHGGPHARYSLFLDDTPDFRGPAADSDIFVVFNLEPEAEAAAGPSTSVRGCGLVPGPEQRQAQPLPRPESAPDTVYYLQAASGPDRARPRLGTSPAQQGGEPEPLAPPPPAPGPGLLLEAPSVLGNIENLPGPGASTGGLAASLGLGLGSRDLLLRLEDGLLFLAAPELGAGGLVKPEEEPQASAYPGCQAPAPGLPQAGFCGDSSGRPLQAEEQSPGPEAGGLGLESSPESGLLLSESGDVLLKLSEGLGLGLGLQPGQGPDAGPLHHCPEQNCQQAFDKKQRLRVHLLSHSQRPFHCTVAGCEWAFTTAYKLKRHLHSHGKLRPFGCQAEQCGKRFTTVYNLKAHMKAHVQELAFACDVCSQPFATALKLSSHRRCHFEPQRPFKCDFPGCEKTFSTISALGSHNRSHFRDQEHFTCSFPGCDKRYDKACRLKIHLRSHTGERPFICDFDGCGWSFTCMSKLLRHKRTHEDDRRFICPVDGCGKSFTRAEHLKGHSITHLGTRPFVCPIEGCEARFSARSSLYIHSKKHLKDMDKVKTRCPLSNCSKLFNSKNSIKAHMMKQHNISPDVFSQLELTGSLTPSCELTSPGQSDLSSVDIASLFTAVPVAPVSLSPDMSLVSSGILTIDAASVGSTLGNTVSVSNGPMAQGADPLIVPTPDISHAMDSGLGLPASMLQQSALNLEGVQVVSAEALGALSMRGTTGCPDLQALSSSGALSPSSSLGGSHVPELLAPPKVDCHMLSVSDVMGPPEGSKVVAQYVFSNLNTPTTTFSTQKELELSMMSGCSFLESGGSARTDYRAIQLAKKKKQKGVGSNAENPGCANQRKKSSQGTALPTAGVGQSGRFGGVMLPGGGLTIRDPSTGTHYVQPQLLQDDPTGEGELAFQLSAQSSTSHTQLTVDLPVNILQEPNPSAEDDGSGSSQFTGSTINLQDLE, encoded by the exons ATGGAGCAGCAGGGGCTGGGCCTAGGCCTCGGGCTCGGCCTGGGCCTGGGCTTGGGGCAGGAGGCCGAGGCCCCGGCGCATGGCGGCCCGCACGCCCGATACTCGCTCTTTCTGGACGACACGCCAGATTTCCGAGGCCCGGCCGCCGACTCCGACATCTTTGTCGTCTTTAACCTGGAGCCTGAGGCGGAGGCGGCGGCCGGGCCATCTACTTCAGTCCGGGGCTGCGGCCTAGTCCCAGGCCCCGAGCAGCGCCAGGCCCAGCCCCTGCCCAGGCCGGAGTCGGCCCCCGACACTGTCTACTACCTGCAGGCCGCGTCTGGGCCCGACAGGGCTCGGCCTCGCCTCGGCACCTCGCCGGCCCAGCAGGGTGGGGAGCCCGAGCCCCTGGCCCCACCGCCGCCTGCGCCTGGGCCCGGCCTGCTGCTGGAGGCGCCTTCCGTGCTCGGCAACATCGAGAACCTGCCTGGGCCCGGGGCCTCGACAGGCGGCTTGGCTGccagcctgggcctgggcctgggcagCCGAGACCTCCTGCTGCGCCTGGAGGACGGGCTGCTCTTCCTCGCCGCGCCCGAGCTGGGAGCCGGGGGCCTAGTCAAGCCAGAGGAAGAGCCCCAGGCCTCGGCCTACCCCGGCTGCCAGGCCCCGGCTCCTGGCCTGCCACAGGCCGGCTTTTGCGGCGACTCCAGCGGCCGGCCGCTCCAGGCTGAGGAGCAGAGCCCGGGCCCCGAGGCGGGAGGCCTGGGGTTAGAGTCGAGCCCAGAGTCGGGGCTGCTGCTGAGTGAGAGCGGGGACGTGTTGCTGAAGCTGTCCGAGGgcctgggcttggggctggggctgcagCCTGGACAAGGGCCAGACGCCGGACCTCTGCACCACTGCCCCGAGCAGAACTGCCAGCAGGCCTTCGACAAGAAGCAGCGGCTGCGGGTGCACCTGCTATCCCACAGCCAGCGGCCTTTCCACTGCACGGTGGCCGGCTGCGAGTGGGCCTTCACCACCGCCTACAAACTGAAGCGTCACCTGCACTCCCACGGCAAGTTGCGGCCCTTTGGCTGCCAGGCCGAGCAATGCGGCAAGCGCTTCACCACCGTCTACAACCTCAAGGCCCACATGAAGGCCCACGTCCAGGAGCTGGCCTTCGCCTGCGATGTCTGCTCCCAGCCCTTTGCCACCGCCCTCAAGCTCAGCAGCCACCGGCGATGCCACTTCGAACCCCAGCGGCCCTTCAAATGCGACTTCCCCG GTTGTGAGAAGACGTTCAGCACCATCAGTGCTCTCGGTTCCCACAACCGATCGCATTTCCGTGATCAGGAGCACTTTACCTGCTCCTTCCCAGGCTGTGACAAGAGATACGACAAAGCCTGCCGCCTGAAGATTCACCTACGAAGCCATACAG GTGAGCGGCCCTTTATCTGCGACTTTGATGGCTGCGGCTGGTCGTTTACTTGCATGTCCAAATTACTGCGGCACAAAAG GACCCATGAGGATGACCGGCGGTTCATCTGCCCAGTGGACGGCTGTGGGAAGTCCTTCACCCGGGCAGAGCACCTGAAGGGGCATAGCATCACCCACCTGGGCACCAGACCCTTCGTGTGCCCCATAGAAG GTTGTGAAGCTAGGTTCTCAGCACGCAGCAGTCTCTATATCCACTCCAAGAAGCACCTGAAAGACATGGACAAGGTGAAAACCCGCTGCCCCCTCTCCAACTGCAGCAAGCTCTTCAACTCCAAGAACAGCATCAAGGCTCACATGATGAAGCAGCACAACATCAGCCCGG ATGTGTTTTCGCAGCTGGAGCTGACGGGCTCGCTGACCCCGAGCTGTGAGCTGACCAGCCCGGGTCAGAGTGACCTAAGCAGCGTGGACATCGCCTCGCTCTTCACCGCCGTGCCCGTGGCGCCAGTCAGCCTGTCGCCGGACATGTCGCTGGTCAGCTCGGGGATCCTCACCATCGACGCTGCCTCCGTGGGGTCCACACTGGGCAACACCGTGTCCGTCAGCAATGGGCCCATGGCACAGGGCGCTGACCCTCTGATCGTGCCCACGCCTGACATCTCCCACGCAATGGACAGTGGCCTGGGCCTGCCTGCCAGCATGCTGCAGCAGAGTGCCCTGAACCTGGAGGGGGTGCAGGTGGTGAGCGCGGAGGCACTGGGGGCCCTGTCGATGCGGGGCACGACCGGATGCCCCGACCTGCAGGCCCTGTCATCCAGCGGAGCTCTCAGCCCCTCTAGCAGCCTGGGGGGCAGCCACGTGCCCGAGCTCCTCGCCCCCCCCAAGGTGGACTGCCACATGCTGAGCGTGTCCGACGTGATGGGACCGCCCGAGGGCAGCAAGGTGGTGGCACAGTACGTCTTCTCCAACCTCAACACCCCGACCACCACCTTCAGCACCCAGAAAGAGCTGGAGCTCAGCATGATGTCTGGCTGCTCGTTCCTG GAGAGCGGCGGCTCAGCGAGGACTGACTACCGGGCTATACAACTtgccaagaagaagaagcagaaagGAGTGGGCAGCAACGCGG AGAACCCCGGCTGTGCCAACCAGCGGAAGAAGTCGAGCCAAGGAACGGCGCTGCCTACAGCCGGTGTCGGGCAGAGCGGCCGCTTCGGGGGAGTGATGCTGCCGGGCGGTGGGCTGACCATCCGAGACCCGTCCACCGGCACCCACTACGTCCAGCCCCAGCTGCTGCAG